The proteins below come from a single Thermopolyspora flexuosa genomic window:
- a CDS encoding MFS transporter, whose translation MSKPTAQPSEQSATAAPEPQAPPNPRRWWILLVLCLSLLVLVVDDTVLNLAIPSLMRELGATPSDVQWVIDAYVLVFGGLLLTSGSLSDRYGRRRVLVIGLAVFGAASLLSTLSQEPWQLVAGRALMGLGAALVMPNTLSILITVFDERERRKAIAAWSAVAMVGVIAGPTLGGLLLRDYFWGAVFLINVPIAIVAIVAALTLMPESRGTVRGLDPLGVVLSIVGMGSLVWTIINGPVHGWAANGVPVAAVLAVAALVAFVVWERRVPHPMLPLGLFRERSFRGACLSIVLLSFGAGALLLALTQYLQFVLGYDPLAAGLALLPYAVAAAVSNGIGAGLGRRVSNRTLIVLGLAIVAAGFAVIGSLDLGDGYGTLVAGLLIAGVGGGLAGPAAYTTLMGAVPQEHAGVGSALNDTVQQVGYALSIAVLGSVLAGVYRAAMPATVPDAARESIAGGVALGDPGLVRTAKEAFLEAMSVGAYVSVGFALASALVALVLLRTVRPDKV comes from the coding sequence ATGAGCAAACCGACCGCGCAGCCGAGTGAGCAGAGCGCGACGGCGGCACCCGAGCCGCAGGCGCCGCCGAACCCCCGGCGCTGGTGGATCCTCCTCGTGCTCTGCCTGAGCCTGCTCGTCCTCGTCGTGGACGACACCGTGCTCAACCTGGCGATCCCGTCGCTCATGCGGGAGCTGGGCGCCACCCCGAGCGACGTGCAGTGGGTGATCGACGCCTACGTCCTCGTCTTCGGCGGCCTGCTGCTCACCTCGGGCAGCCTCTCCGACCGGTACGGCCGGCGGCGCGTGCTCGTCATCGGCCTCGCGGTCTTCGGCGCCGCCTCGCTGCTGTCCACGCTCTCCCAGGAGCCCTGGCAGCTCGTCGCGGGCCGCGCGCTCATGGGCCTGGGCGCGGCGCTGGTGATGCCGAACACCCTGTCGATCCTCATCACGGTGTTCGACGAGCGGGAACGGCGGAAGGCGATCGCCGCGTGGAGCGCGGTGGCGATGGTGGGCGTGATCGCCGGGCCGACGCTCGGCGGCCTGCTGCTGCGCGACTACTTCTGGGGCGCGGTGTTCCTCATCAACGTGCCGATCGCGATCGTCGCCATCGTCGCCGCGCTCACCCTCATGCCCGAGTCGCGGGGCACCGTCCGCGGCCTCGACCCCCTCGGCGTGGTCTTGTCGATCGTCGGCATGGGCTCGCTGGTGTGGACGATCATCAACGGGCCGGTGCACGGCTGGGCCGCGAACGGCGTGCCGGTCGCCGCCGTGCTCGCGGTGGCCGCGCTGGTCGCGTTCGTCGTCTGGGAGCGGCGGGTCCCGCACCCGATGCTGCCGCTCGGCCTGTTCCGCGAGCGCTCGTTCCGCGGGGCCTGCCTGTCGATCGTGCTGCTGTCGTTCGGCGCGGGCGCGCTGCTGCTCGCCCTCACCCAGTACCTGCAGTTCGTGCTCGGATACGACCCGCTCGCCGCCGGGCTGGCGCTGCTGCCGTACGCGGTGGCCGCCGCGGTGTCCAACGGGATCGGCGCCGGTCTCGGCCGCCGGGTGAGCAACCGCACGCTGATCGTGCTGGGGCTCGCGATCGTGGCGGCCGGGTTCGCGGTGATCGGCAGCCTCGACCTCGGCGACGGGTACGGCACGCTCGTGGCCGGGCTGCTCATCGCGGGCGTGGGTGGCGGCCTCGCCGGCCCGGCCGCGTACACCACGCTGATGGGCGCGGTGCCGCAGGAGCACGCGGGCGTGGGGTCCGCGCTCAACGACACCGTCCAGCAGGTCGGGTACGCGCTCAGCATCGCGGTGCTCGGCAGCGTGCTCGCCGGGGTGTACCGCGCGGCGATGCCCGCCACGGTGCCGGATGCGGCCCGCGAGTCGATCGCGGGCGGGGTGGCGCTCGGCGACCCCGGCCTCGTGCGGACCGCCAAGGAGGCCTTCCTCGAGGCGATGTCGGTGGGCGCCTACGTCAGCGTCGGGTTCGCGCTCGCGTCGGCCCTGGTGGCGCTCGTCCTGCTCCGCACGGTTCGTCCGGACAAGGTGTGA
- a CDS encoding extracellular solute-binding protein — protein sequence MAGVTRGRAARPARVLATAAAGLALAACGGPQTATTVVAEAAARTRQVAASASPSGTPSPSASPAPTPTALGKGEGTVNVLALRGYVEYGGVDPTVNWIAAFERNTGCRVRLTYAERGERLDQALAEGSYDVVSAPPETAGRLIAEGRAAPLATRLVSHYRDIPKWLRTLPAFTAGDRVYGVPYLWAYHQVGYDRAQLGRDAAPADIGALFRDRGPVMLRDDPLTIADAALALDGEDGTKDPFRLTRERFDAAVALLEARGEDERAFWRSSTDVVRGFAPGRLRLAQALPYQVGVLARADRPVQGVTPRRTTGWADAWMITAGAANVNCAYRWLGHVSSADVQREAAAWTGLAPANPKACTGRTRRICDDYRVDDPGLRGRIVFAVRPTADCGDGTTGCVDHAEWQRRWRELVR from the coding sequence GTGGCAGGGGTGACGCGCGGGCGGGCGGCGCGGCCGGCCCGCGTGCTGGCGACGGCCGCCGCCGGGCTGGCGCTGGCGGCCTGCGGCGGCCCGCAGACGGCGACCACGGTCGTGGCCGAGGCGGCCGCGCGGACCCGGCAGGTCGCGGCCTCGGCCTCCCCGTCCGGCACGCCGTCCCCGAGCGCGAGCCCCGCCCCGACGCCCACCGCGCTGGGCAAGGGCGAGGGCACGGTGAACGTGCTCGCGCTGCGCGGGTACGTCGAGTACGGCGGCGTCGACCCCACGGTGAACTGGATCGCGGCGTTCGAGCGGAACACCGGCTGCCGGGTCCGGCTCACCTACGCCGAGCGCGGCGAGCGGCTCGACCAGGCGCTCGCCGAGGGCTCCTACGACGTGGTCTCCGCCCCGCCGGAGACGGCCGGCCGGCTCATCGCCGAGGGCCGGGCCGCCCCGCTCGCCACCAGGCTCGTGTCCCACTACCGCGACATCCCCAAGTGGCTGCGCACGCTGCCCGCGTTCACCGCCGGCGACCGGGTGTACGGCGTGCCGTACCTGTGGGCCTACCACCAGGTCGGCTACGACCGCGCCCAGCTCGGGCGGGACGCGGCGCCTGCGGACATCGGCGCGCTGTTCCGCGACCGGGGGCCGGTGATGCTGCGCGACGACCCGCTCACCATCGCCGACGCCGCGCTCGCGCTCGACGGCGAGGACGGCACGAAGGACCCGTTCCGGCTCACCCGCGAGCGGTTCGACGCGGCCGTCGCGCTGCTCGAGGCGCGCGGCGAGGACGAGCGCGCCTTCTGGCGCAGCTCGACCGACGTGGTGCGCGGCTTCGCGCCGGGGCGGCTGCGGCTCGCCCAGGCCCTGCCGTACCAGGTGGGCGTGCTCGCCCGGGCGGACCGGCCGGTGCAGGGGGTCACGCCGCGGCGTACCACGGGCTGGGCGGACGCCTGGATGATCACCGCGGGCGCGGCGAACGTGAACTGCGCCTACCGCTGGCTGGGCCACGTGAGCTCTGCGGACGTGCAGCGGGAGGCGGCGGCGTGGACCGGCCTGGCCCCGGCGAACCCGAAGGCGTGCACCGGGCGCACCCGGCGGATCTGCGACGACTACCGGGTGGACGACCCTGGCCTTCGCGGCCGGATCGTCTTCGCGGTGCGGCCCACGGCGGACTGCGGCGACGGCACGACCGGCTGCGTCGACCACGCCGAGTGGCAGCGGCGCTGGCGCGAGCTCGTCCGCTGA
- a CDS encoding aspartate aminotransferase family protein has translation MPDLYARHRAVIPKWVSLYYDEPIEIVRGEGNRVYDARGRGYLDFFAGILTNMIGYGVPEVREAVERQLATGIVHTSTLYLIRGQVELAEKIARLSGIPDAKVFFTNSGTEANETALLAATVARGSDQVLAMRGSYHGRSFGAIAVTGNRGWKNSSYSPLNVHYLHGTDRHLPRFRGMSDEEYIAACVDDLRHVLATAVAGNVAALIAEPIQGVGGFTMPPDGLYRAYQEVLAEEGILFISDEVQTGWGRTGSSFFGIGNHGVTPDMMTFAKGLANGFAIGGVVARGELLDGLPAAGVSTFGGNPIAMAAANATLDYVLEHDLQANAARLGELIIGGLRQAAERMPIVSDVRGKGLMFAIELSDPATGKRSPALANRFLEETRRRGLLVGKGGLYGNAIRMAPPLTLTEAEAKEGLGIIVDALEAICEETA, from the coding sequence ATGCCGGACCTTTATGCGCGCCACCGAGCCGTCATCCCCAAGTGGGTCTCCCTCTACTACGACGAGCCCATCGAGATCGTCCGCGGCGAGGGGAACCGTGTCTACGACGCCCGCGGCCGGGGCTACCTCGACTTCTTCGCGGGCATCCTCACCAACATGATCGGGTACGGCGTGCCGGAGGTGCGCGAGGCGGTGGAGCGCCAGCTCGCCACCGGCATCGTGCACACGAGCACGCTGTACCTGATCCGGGGCCAGGTCGAGCTGGCCGAGAAGATCGCCCGGCTGTCCGGCATCCCGGACGCCAAGGTGTTCTTCACCAACTCCGGCACCGAGGCGAACGAGACCGCGCTGCTCGCCGCCACCGTCGCCCGGGGCTCGGACCAGGTGCTCGCAATGCGCGGGTCTTACCACGGCCGCAGCTTCGGCGCGATCGCGGTCACCGGCAACCGGGGCTGGAAGAACAGCTCCTACTCCCCGCTCAACGTGCACTACCTGCACGGCACCGACCGGCACCTGCCGCGGTTCCGCGGCATGTCGGACGAGGAGTACATCGCCGCCTGCGTCGACGACCTGCGGCACGTGCTCGCCACCGCGGTCGCCGGGAACGTGGCCGCGCTCATCGCCGAGCCGATCCAGGGCGTGGGCGGGTTCACCATGCCGCCCGACGGCCTGTACCGCGCCTACCAGGAGGTCCTCGCCGAGGAGGGCATCCTGTTCATCTCCGACGAGGTGCAGACCGGCTGGGGCCGTACCGGGTCGTCGTTCTTCGGCATCGGCAACCACGGCGTGACCCCCGACATGATGACCTTCGCCAAGGGCCTGGCGAACGGCTTCGCGATCGGCGGGGTTGTCGCCCGGGGCGAGCTGCTCGACGGGCTGCCCGCGGCGGGCGTGTCCACCTTCGGCGGCAACCCGATCGCGATGGCCGCCGCGAACGCCACCCTCGACTACGTGCTCGAGCACGACCTGCAGGCGAACGCCGCCCGGCTCGGCGAGCTCATCATCGGCGGGCTGCGCCAGGCCGCCGAGCGCATGCCGATCGTCTCCGACGTGCGCGGCAAGGGGCTCATGTTCGCCATCGAGCTGAGCGACCCGGCCACCGGGAAGCGGTCGCCCGCGCTCGCCAACCGCTTCCTCGAGGAGACCCGCCGCCGTGGCCTGCTCGTCGGCAAGGGCGGCCTGTACGGCAACGCGATCCGCATGGCCCCGCCGCTCACCCTCACCGAGGCGGAGGCGAAGGAGGGCCTCGGCATCATCGTCGACGCGCTCGAGGCGATCTGCGAGGAGACGGCGTGA
- a CDS encoding TetR/AcrR family transcriptional regulator C-terminal domain-containing protein has translation MQRRQRFTSVWAREAARRREGRNPSGLSREQIVREAVALLDAEGADALSMRRLAARLGSGATSLYWYVANKDELLELAADEVLAEVARLVTHPDTHGAHWRELGSRYAYGLREVILRHPWLGQQVGVRPLIGPNALAVNARLCEAFAKAGFRGRDVDYAVGAITAFALGTALPEAAWRNGLARLGIPEEEWEKQVRADMELSAEHYPELLRLSDEWMACESPSVARRIAFDFGLVSLLDGLEARLRP, from the coding sequence GTGCAGCGGCGACAACGGTTCACGTCGGTCTGGGCCCGGGAGGCCGCCCGGCGACGGGAGGGGCGCAATCCGAGCGGGCTGAGCCGCGAGCAGATCGTGCGCGAGGCGGTCGCCCTGCTCGACGCCGAGGGCGCCGACGCGCTGAGCATGCGCCGGCTCGCCGCCCGGCTCGGCTCTGGAGCCACGAGCCTCTACTGGTACGTCGCGAACAAGGACGAGCTGCTCGAGCTCGCGGCGGACGAGGTGCTCGCCGAGGTGGCCCGGCTCGTCACCCACCCCGACACCCACGGGGCCCACTGGCGGGAGCTGGGGTCGCGGTACGCGTACGGCCTGCGCGAGGTGATCCTCCGGCACCCCTGGCTCGGGCAGCAGGTCGGGGTGCGGCCGCTCATCGGCCCGAACGCGCTCGCGGTGAACGCCCGGCTGTGCGAGGCGTTCGCCAAGGCCGGGTTCCGCGGGCGGGACGTGGACTACGCGGTCGGCGCGATCACCGCGTTCGCCCTCGGCACCGCCCTGCCCGAGGCGGCCTGGCGCAACGGCCTGGCGCGGCTGGGCATCCCGGAGGAGGAGTGGGAGAAGCAGGTCCGCGCGGACATGGAGCTGTCCGCGGAGCACTATCCCGAGCTGCTGCGGCTGAGCGACGAGTGGATGGCGTGCGAGAGCCCCTCCGTGGCCCGGCGGATCGCGTTCGACTTCGGCCTGGTCTCCCTGCTCGACGGCCTGGAGGCCCGGCTGCGCCCGTGA
- a CDS encoding CoA-acylating methylmalonate-semialdehyde dehydrogenase, translating into MSDGPRRVTHWIGGAAVPGAGRTGELYNPATGEVTGHVDLATAAEVDAAVAAAARAFPAWRDTSLARRTQVLFRFRELLDRDRDALARLITAEHGKTHADALGEVARGLEVVEFACGIPHLLKGGYTENVSTRVDSYSIRQPLGVVAGITPFNFPAMVPLWMAPIAIACGNAFVLKPSEKDPSASLRLAELWREAGLPDGVFGVVQGDKEAVDRLLEHPDVRAVSFVGSTPIARYVYATGTAHGKRVQALGGAKNHMLVLPDADLDLAADAAVSAGFGSAGERCMAISAVLAVDPIGDELVDRIVARAREIVVGPGDDPESQMGPLITAEHRDRVAAYLDLGVAEGAKLVVDGRRAPIRGGGTAADRPGFWLGPSVLDHVPVGSRVHREEIFGPVLAIVRVPSYEAGLRIINEGEYGNGTAVFSNDGGAARRFQNEVEVGMVGINVPIPVPAAYYGFGGWKASLFGDTHVYGTEGVHFHTRQKVVTARWLDPSHGGVHLGFPAGG; encoded by the coding sequence GTGAGCGACGGCCCGCGGCGCGTCACGCACTGGATCGGCGGGGCGGCCGTGCCGGGCGCCGGCCGTACCGGGGAGCTCTACAACCCGGCGACCGGCGAGGTGACCGGCCACGTCGACCTCGCCACCGCCGCCGAGGTGGACGCGGCGGTCGCCGCCGCGGCCCGGGCGTTCCCCGCCTGGCGGGACACCTCGCTCGCCCGCCGTACCCAGGTGCTGTTCCGGTTCCGCGAGCTGCTCGACCGGGACCGGGACGCGCTCGCCCGGCTCATCACCGCCGAGCACGGCAAGACCCACGCCGACGCGCTCGGCGAGGTCGCCCGCGGCCTGGAGGTGGTGGAGTTCGCCTGCGGCATCCCGCACCTGCTCAAGGGCGGCTACACCGAGAACGTCTCCACCCGCGTCGACTCCTACTCGATCCGCCAGCCGCTCGGCGTGGTCGCCGGGATCACCCCGTTCAACTTCCCGGCGATGGTGCCGCTGTGGATGGCCCCGATCGCGATCGCCTGCGGCAACGCGTTCGTGCTCAAGCCGTCGGAGAAGGACCCGTCGGCGTCGCTGCGCCTCGCCGAGCTGTGGCGCGAGGCGGGGCTGCCCGACGGGGTGTTCGGCGTGGTGCAGGGCGACAAGGAGGCGGTGGACCGGCTGCTCGAGCACCCGGACGTGCGGGCGGTGTCGTTCGTCGGCTCCACGCCGATCGCCCGGTACGTGTACGCGACCGGCACCGCGCACGGCAAGCGGGTGCAGGCGCTCGGCGGGGCGAAGAACCACATGCTCGTGCTGCCCGACGCCGACCTCGACCTCGCCGCCGACGCCGCGGTGTCGGCCGGGTTCGGCTCGGCCGGGGAGCGGTGCATGGCGATCTCGGCCGTGCTCGCGGTCGACCCGATCGGCGACGAGCTCGTCGACCGCATCGTCGCCCGGGCGCGCGAGATCGTCGTGGGGCCCGGCGACGACCCCGAGTCCCAGATGGGCCCGCTGATCACCGCCGAGCACCGCGACCGGGTCGCCGCCTACCTCGACCTCGGCGTGGCCGAGGGGGCGAAGCTCGTGGTGGACGGCCGGCGCGCCCCGATCCGGGGCGGTGGCACCGCCGCGGACAGGCCCGGGTTCTGGCTCGGGCCCAGCGTGCTCGACCACGTGCCGGTCGGCTCCCGGGTGCACCGCGAGGAGATCTTCGGCCCGGTGCTGGCGATCGTGCGCGTGCCGTCGTACGAGGCGGGTCTGCGGATCATCAACGAGGGCGAGTACGGCAACGGCACCGCGGTGTTCAGCAACGACGGCGGCGCGGCCCGGCGGTTCCAGAACGAGGTCGAGGTCGGCATGGTCGGGATCAACGTGCCGATCCCGGTCCCGGCCGCCTACTACGGGTTCGGCGGCTGGAAGGCCTCGCTGTTCGGCGACACCCACGTGTACGGCACCGAGGGCGTGCACTTCCACACCCGGCAGAAGGTGGTCACCGCGCGCTGGCTCGACCCGTCCCACGGCGGGGTGCACCTGGGCTTCCCCGCGGGCGGCTGA
- a CDS encoding AMP-binding protein: MDATAAFRSARDFLLESDYETAYRDFRWPTLDRFNWAVDWFDAVLAAETPGTAALTIVEDDGSVDSHTFAQLSVRSSRLANWLHAQGVRRGDRILVMLGNQVELWETILAAMKLGATLIPATTLLTADDLRDRIDRGKVAHVITDVDHTGRFAAVPGTYTRIAVGGEAYGWLTYDEAYDFPDHLSPAIERELREGRSDDTLLLYFTSGTTALPKLVEHTYASYPVGHLSTMFWIGLRPGDVHLNVSSPGWAKHAWSSVFAPWNAGATALVHNARRFSAPALLDVLRRHGVTTLCAPPTVWRMVIQEDLEPRPPALRTAVAAGEPLNPEVIDRVREAWGITIRDGYGQTETTAQIGNTPGCPVKPGSMGRPLPGYTVTLVDPITGEVGDDGEICLPLADRPLGLMAGYRDDPDLTARAMRDGYYHTGDLASRDADGYITYVGRVDDVFKASDYRISPFELESVLLEHEAVAEAAVVPAPDPVRLAVPKAYVLLAPGFEANADTALSIFRHSRRHLAPYKRVRRIEFAELPKTISGKIRRVELRARASGECPAEFREEDFPELRT; the protein is encoded by the coding sequence ATGGACGCCACGGCAGCGTTCCGCTCAGCACGGGACTTTCTTCTCGAATCCGACTACGAAACGGCCTACCGGGATTTCCGGTGGCCCACGCTCGATCGCTTCAACTGGGCGGTGGACTGGTTCGACGCCGTGCTCGCCGCGGAGACGCCCGGCACCGCCGCGCTCACCATCGTCGAGGACGACGGCAGCGTCGACTCCCACACCTTCGCCCAGCTCTCGGTCCGCTCCAGCCGCCTCGCCAACTGGCTGCACGCCCAGGGGGTACGGCGCGGCGACCGCATCCTGGTCATGCTCGGCAACCAGGTGGAGCTGTGGGAGACGATCCTCGCCGCGATGAAGCTCGGCGCCACGCTCATCCCGGCGACCACCCTGCTCACCGCCGACGACCTGCGCGACCGCATCGACCGGGGCAAGGTCGCGCACGTCATCACCGACGTGGACCACACGGGCAGGTTCGCCGCGGTGCCCGGCACGTACACCCGGATCGCCGTCGGCGGCGAGGCGTACGGCTGGCTCACCTACGACGAGGCGTACGACTTCCCCGACCACCTCTCCCCCGCCATCGAGCGGGAGCTGCGGGAGGGCCGGTCCGACGACACCCTGCTGCTCTACTTCACCTCCGGCACGACCGCGCTGCCGAAGCTGGTGGAGCACACCTACGCCTCGTACCCGGTGGGCCACCTGTCCACGATGTTCTGGATCGGGCTGCGGCCGGGCGACGTGCACCTCAACGTGTCCTCGCCGGGCTGGGCCAAGCACGCCTGGAGCAGCGTGTTCGCGCCGTGGAACGCCGGGGCCACCGCGCTGGTGCACAACGCCCGGCGGTTCTCCGCGCCCGCGCTGCTCGACGTGCTGCGCCGGCACGGGGTCACCACGCTGTGCGCGCCGCCGACGGTGTGGCGCATGGTCATCCAGGAGGACCTCGAGCCCCGGCCGCCGGCGCTGCGCACCGCGGTCGCCGCGGGCGAGCCGCTCAACCCGGAGGTGATCGACCGGGTGCGGGAGGCGTGGGGCATCACGATCCGGGACGGGTACGGCCAGACCGAGACCACGGCCCAGATCGGCAACACGCCCGGCTGCCCGGTGAAGCCCGGCTCGATGGGCCGCCCGCTGCCCGGGTACACGGTGACGCTCGTCGACCCGATCACCGGTGAAGTGGGCGACGACGGCGAGATCTGCCTGCCGCTCGCCGACCGGCCGCTCGGCCTCATGGCCGGCTACCGGGACGACCCGGACCTGACCGCGCGGGCGATGCGCGACGGCTACTACCACACCGGCGACCTGGCGAGCCGGGACGCCGACGGGTACATCACCTACGTCGGGCGGGTCGACGACGTGTTCAAGGCGTCCGACTACCGCATCTCGCCGTTCGAGCTGGAGAGCGTGCTGCTCGAGCACGAGGCGGTCGCCGAGGCCGCGGTGGTGCCCGCGCCCGACCCGGTACGGCTCGCCGTACCGAAGGCGTACGTGCTGCTCGCGCCCGGGTTCGAGGCGAACGCGGACACGGCCCTGTCGATCTTCCGGCACTCCCGCCGCCATCTCGCCCCGTACAAGCGGGTCCGGCGGATCGAGTTCGCCGAGCTGCCGAAGACCATCTCCGGCAAGATCCGCCGGGTGGAGCTGCGCGCGCGGGCGAGCGGCGAGTGCCCCGCGGAATTCCGGGAGGAGGATTTCCCCGAGCTCAGAACCTGA